The Chlamydiales bacterium region AAAAGTATCTATTGTACTAGACTAGTCAAAACTTCGTCGATCTCAGCAACATTCACGGTACTATCTTTCTCTCCTCCTTGAGGAATTGAATTAAGCGAGACGTAGTTCATTTGCTTAAAAAAAGCCAAATTCTTAAAGCAGAATACGCGCTGCTGTGGATGAAAAATTTCAATTAGCGTAATTTTAGGATGCGCAAAAATTAAATTAGTAAGCCCTCCTCCATGGGGTGCTAGAACCACTTTTGCAGAGCGTATCAGATCAACTTGTTCTTTAACAGAGAGTCCTTCAAAGTAAACCACTTCAAAATGGTGCTTTTCTAACACTTTCATCAACTCATCTTCATTTAAAATACGTCTTCGCATAGCGCGCTTTCTTGATATATATATCTTTCTTGTAGGCTCTATACCTGTATCTGGATAAAGAGAGTTGAGTTTTTCCACAATCCAAGGGGTTAGTAAGTGACAACACCATCCATAAGCACCCGGTCTACTGGGAACAATCACTTCTTTAGCCTTGATCATGGTTCTATCATCGCTTTCAATCCACTTAGACTTATCGATTCCAAGCAACTCTAAAGTCTCTTTTTGAAAGGGCTCAATAATTTTTGGCAGATAAATTTTATCAAAAGAACACCCACATTCTTTAAGTAAAAGAATCTTGGGCATAAGCTCTATCATCCAATGATAATATGTTTGACTGCCCTGAGTAGATGCAACAGCTACACGCTCATTATAATAGCGCTGAACTCTTGGAAGAAAAAGGCGCTTCATAACACCTGTTTGCCAAATGCCATTATAGTCCCAACAATTTGCATTATTTTCGTAAAGAGCATCTTGGTTTGTGATCACAAAACCAGCTCTGCGATAAATACGAGCATCTTTTAGAACGGCAACTGTCAAAGGAGATACGTTATATACTTCACCATCGATAGAGTAAGACTTAGAGCCCTCTTCAACATGAAATTTTTCTTGAGGTTGTAATTGATTAAAGCTTGTAACTGTTTTTGCAGGCCCAATCCATTCACTACTGATAACAGGAACCCATGTTAACACCCTTGGAAAGAGAGCAACTAACGCAATTAATAGTAATAAAGCAATTCCGATAAGGATAAGGCGTTTTATCATGATACA contains the following coding sequences:
- a CDS encoding glycosyltransferase family 61 protein produces the protein MIKRLILIGIALLLLIALVALFPRVLTWVPVISSEWIGPAKTVTSFNQLQPQEKFHVEEGSKSYSIDGEVYNVSPLTVAVLKDARIYRRAGFVITNQDALYENNANCWDYNGIWQTGVMKRLFLPRVQRYYNERVAVASTQGSQTYYHWMIELMPKILLLKECGCSFDKIYLPKIIEPFQKETLELLGIDKSKWIESDDRTMIKAKEVIVPSRPGAYGWCCHLLTPWIVEKLNSLYPDTGIEPTRKIYISRKRAMRRRILNEDELMKVLEKHHFEVVYFEGLSVKEQVDLIRSAKVVLAPHGGGLTNLIFAHPKITLIEIFHPQQRVFCFKNLAFFKQMNYVSLNSIPQGGEKDSTVNVAEIDEVLTSLVQ